A stretch of the Marmota flaviventris isolate mMarFla1 chromosome 12, mMarFla1.hap1, whole genome shotgun sequence genome encodes the following:
- the LOC114087055 gene encoding ras-related protein Rap-1b-like: YKLVVLGSGGVGKSALTVQFVQGIFVEKYDPTIEDSYRKQVKVDAQQCMLEILDTAGTEQFTAVRDLYMKNGQGFAMVYSITAQSTFNDLQDRREQILRVKDTDDVPMILVGNKCDLEDERVVGKEQGQNLARQWNNCAFVESSAKSKINVNEIFYDLVRQINRKTPVPGKACKKSSFQLL, translated from the coding sequence TATAAGCTAGTCGTTCTTGGCTCAGGAGGGGTTGGAAAGTCTGCTCTGACTGTACAGTTTGTTCAAGgaatttttgttgaaaaatatgATCCTACAATAGAAGATTCTTATAGAAAGCAAGTTAAAGTCGATGCACAACAATGTATGCTTGAAATCCTGGATACTGCAGGAACAGAACAATTTACAGCAGTGAGGGATTTGTACATGAAAAATGGACAAGGCTTTGCTATGGTTTATTCCATCACAGCACAGTCCACCTTTAATGATTTACAAGATCGGAGAGAACAGATTCTTCGAGTTAAAGACACTGATGATGTTCCCATGATTCTGGTTGGTAATAAGTGTGACTTGGAAGATGAAAGAGTTGTAGGAAAGGAACAAGGTCAAAATCTAGCAAGACAGTGGAACAACTGTGCATTCGTAGAATCTTCtgcaaaatcaaaaataaatgttaatgagaTCTTTTATGACCTAGTGCGGCAAATTAACAGAAAAACTCCAGTGCCTGGGAAGGCCTGCAAAAAGTCATCGTTTCAGCTGCTTTAA